The genomic segment GCGGGCGGCAGTTCATCGTCTGTGGCAAGCGGTGCTCATTGGCACTGCGCTTGTCGTAGCTGCGGCGTGCTTCTACGTGCCGGCTCTCCTCATCCCGATCGCCGCAGTCCTGGTGTTGCTGGTAGGCGCACGCATTCTTTATCCGGGACGAGATCGCTACATTCCCAATTTGTATGCCCGTGACACCAGGATTTATGACGACGGCTACCGTGATTTCATTCGCCAGACCATGTCAGATTTGCGACGGCGCCGAATTCGAAATCACACATTGTTGTCGGAAGCATCGAGCCTGGCCGGGCCGTCCCTGGGCGATTCCGACGAACTGATCCTCGACCTCGGCGTTTGGATCGGTTGGTCGACGAGGCTGATATCCGATGCCAGCGACCGGATGGTCTACGGTTTCGACAGCTTTGAGGGTCTCGTCGAGGACTGGAAACTCGAGGACCATGTCGTCAAGCGCGGAACGTTCTCCTTGTCGGATCCGTTCGCGCAACGATTCATGCAAGATACCGGCGTCAGTTTCCACGACGGCCTGCCCGACGCCCTCGGCCGGAAAGTCCAGTTCATCAAGGGCAGCACCTACGACACGCTCGCGCCATTTTTGGCCGACCGGCCAAATGCGCCGATCAGGCTGTTTCACATGGACCTGGACACCTACGAGAGTTGCCTGCATGCATTGGAGACGTGCAAGGAACACTTCGTTCCGGGGTCGATCCTGGTGTTCGACGAGTACCTCGTCACCAACGGCGAAATGCGGGCGTTCTTCGAGTTTCAGTCTCGCTACGGGCTGGAATGGCAATACCGGGCCTGGGGTCTCGAGATGATGGAGATGAATCTCGAGATGGTCACCGCCCGTTGGAAACGCATCTTCTACCGTATGGTCGCGATTCCGGTGTATTGGCTGATCGGCGAGGGCAGCTTCGCGGTGAAGTTCTTACGAAAGCCGTTCTGGCGATTTTGGTTGGGCGCTCCGATAAGCGACATGATTTTCCTGCTCGGCGCGGCCGGGTCGCGCAAGTCGGTCAGTCTCGAGATCACCGGTCTGGGCAAGCTCGAGCAGACGCGCTAGTTTGGCCGGCGATCGACGGTAGACTCCCACACGCTGCGGGGGCGGGTCAGCTGGCGCGCGGACGCGAAGTCGCTTGAGGGAAAACCGCGAAACGCGTTGCCGACCTCGGTCGGCCACTAGGCTGAACAACCGGTTCACACATGGGAGTTAGAGGATGGGACATTGGGGGCAGATTTGACCGCGACTGAATGCGATTCGCGATCGGCTTATCTCGACCTGCTCCGCCGTGACCTCACCAGATATGGTCAGGATCAGCTGGTGCCGGTGGGGTGGTATCGCTTGGGCCGGCCGGTATTCAATAGCCGCAATTTCATGCTGGTGCGTAAGTATCCGTTCGACAAGCATGCGCGTGACTTGGGCCTGGATTGGCCGACGGATGCCTTGACGATGATCGGAATGCAGCGGCTGACCAGTCTGCAGCACTGCGTCGAGACGGTGCTGGCCGACGGGGTCCCCGGCGATCTGGTCGAGTGCGGCGTATGGCGTGGTGGCGCTTCAATCTTGATGCGTGCGGTTCTTTCGGCTTACGGCGATCGGACGCGCACGGTGTGGCTGGCCGATTCGTTCGCCGGTGTACCGCCCCCGGACACCGCGAATTACAAGGCCGATAAAGGGATTAAGCTGCACCGCCACGCGAAGATCCTGGGCGTTCCGGAGGCGGAAGTCAGGTCGAATTTCGAGCGTTACGGGTTGCTCGATGACCAGGTCCGCTTCATCCCCGGCTGGTTCAAGGACACGTTGGCCGACGCTCCGGTCGAGCAGATTGCGGTCTTGCGGCTCGACGGCGATCTCTACGAATCCACGATCCAGGCCCTCGACGCCCTTTACCCACGCTTGTCGTCCGGCGGCTATTGCATCATCGACGACTACCACGCCCTGAAAGCGTGCGAGCAGGCCGTGGCCGACTACCGCGCGAAGCATGGGATCGCCGCCAAGATCGAAGAAATCGACGGCACCGGCGTGCTCTGGCGTAAGCCATAACGCCACACGAACCTAAAGGCCGGAGTTCGCAATGAAATTCGTGCTGGCAAATTACGGAACTCGAGGCGATGTCGAGCCCTCCCTCGTTGTCGCACGCGAACTGCAGCGCAGAGGCCACGACGTGCAGATGGCCGTCGCGCCTGACCTGATGGAATTCGTCGAGGCGGCCGGTCTTCCCGCGGTCGCCTACGGGCTGGACACGCGGACCTGGCTGGACGTGTACCGCGACCTGTGGACGTCCTTCTTCAGCAGGTTCTGGCGGGTCCGGCGGCTGAGACGACTGTGGCACGAAATGTGGGAGTTCAGCGACGAGTGCTGGGCCAAGATGAACACCACGCTGGTGTCGCTGGCCGAAGGTGCCGACCTGCTGTTCGCCGGGTTGAGTTACCAGGAAACCGCCGCCAATGTCGCGGAGTATTACGACCTTCCGTTGGTCACGTTGCATCACGTCCCGATGCGGCCCAACGGCCAGGTCGTCTCGTTCCTGCCGGCAGCGCTGGCCCGCTACTCGATGACTGCGTTCGATTGGTTCTGCTGGCGGCTGAACAAGAAGGTCGAGGACGCGCAGCGCCGTGAACTCGGCCTGCCGAAGGCGACCGGCCCTTCGCCGGGGCGCATCGCCAGACGCCAATCCCTGGAAATCCAGGCGTACGACGAGGCGTGCTTTCCCGGGCTGGCAGACGAATGGGCGAAGTGGGACGGCCATCGCCCGTTCGTCGGCACGCTGACGATGGAGCTGACGACTGAGGTCGACGAGGAGGTGGTGTCCTGGATCGCGGCGGGCACACCGCCCATCTGCTTTGGTTTCGGCAGCATGGCGGTGGAATCTCCGGCCGACACGATCGAGATGATCAGTTCGGCCTGCGCGGAGTTGGGGGAGCGGGCACTAGTGTGCGCCGGCTGGAGTGACTTCAGTGGCGTCACGCTTCCCGACCACGTCAAGGTGGTGGGCGCGGTGAACTACGCGAAGGTCTTTCCCGCCTGCCGCGCCGTCGTGCACCACGGCGGCTCGGGCACCACTGCAGCAAGCATGCGGGCGGGCGTTCCCACCTTGATTCTCTCGATGGACCCCAACCAAACGATCTGGGGGTCCCAGCTCAAGAAACTCAAAGTGGGGACCACCCGGCGTTTCTCGAGCACCAACCGCGAATCGCTGGTCGCGGATCTGCGCCGGATCCTCGACCCGGATTACGCGACGAGAGCCCGCGAGCTTGCCACCCGGATGACCAAACCCGCCGACAGCGTCAGTGCCGCCGCCGATCTGGTGGAAAACTTTGCCCGCGCGAAGCACCTTGCCTAATCCCGAATGGAGCCGCGAATTGCGCGGAATCAATCGCCCGCGTCATGCTCAATTCGCCAGAGGTTGTTCGCTGCGCTCACATCCGCCGCGGGACGTCTCTGAATATCAAGTTTGCCGACCACCATTAGCCTTCCGATCACGATGTCTGATGGTCGGCCCGAGCACATTAAAGAAGAACGCTGACGCGTTCGCGGCGACGGCGAATTTGCGGCTGATCGGGACAGCCAAAAGCCGATGTGAACCAGGAGTAAACGCGCTCGCCTGGGCTTGCCTAGGTCGACGGGAAGTGATAGGTCTAGCCTCGCGATGAAATTTGCTCTGGCATGTTATGGAACCCGGGGGGATGTCGAGCCCTCGCTGGCTGCTGGGCGCGAACTGTTACGCAGGGGCCACGAAGTTCGCATGGCCATCCCGCCCAATCTCCTTGGCCTGGCTGAGACGGCCGGCCTCGACGCGGTCGCCTATGGACCAGACATGCAGGCGTTCTGGGACGACGAGTTCCTGCGCAACTTCTGGTCGAGGTTCCGCCGCACGTTCTGGACCATCAAGGGTCCGATCGACCTGGTGCGCGAAGCCTGGGAGCCCGTGCTGCGGTCCTGGACGGATATGAGCGAGACCCTGACGGCGCTGACCGCCGGCGCCGACGTGCTCTTCACTGGCCAGCTGTACCAGGACCTCGCGACTAACGTCGCGGAGTACTACGACATCCCTTTGGCAGTGCTGCATTACATCCCGATGCGGCCCAACGGGCAGCTCATCCCAAACCTGCCGGCACCGCTGGTACGCACCGGTATGGCCGCGTACGACTGGATGGTCTGGCGGATGAACAAGAAGGCAGAGGACGCCCAGCGGCGCAAGCTCGGCCTGCCGAAAACCACCTGCGCGTCTCCGAAGCGGATTGCCCAGCGCGGATCACTGGAACTACAGGCCTACGACGAGGTGTGCTTCCCCGGGCTGGCCTCCGAATGGGCGAAATGGGGCGAGCGACGCCCGTTTGTCGGCGCGCTGACGATGGGGTTGACGACGGACATCGACGACGAGGTCGCGGCGTGGGCCAACGCGGGAACACCGCCCATCGTTTTCGGCTTTGGCAGCATGCCGGTCAGCGAAACCCCGACCGACACGGTCGAAATGATCGCCGCGGCCTGCGAGCAATTGGGCGAGCGGGCGTTGATCTGCGCCGGTTGGGCCGACTTCAGCGAGGTGCCGCATTTCGAGCACGTCAAGGTGGTCGGTGCGGTGAATTACGCGAAAGTCTTCCCTAGCTGCCGTGCGGTGGTACACCATGGCGGCTCGGGCACCACGGCCGCCGGCCTGCGCGCCGGGATCCCCACGCTGATCCTCTGGACGGCAGGCGATCAGCCGTTCTGGGGTGGCCACCTCAAACGCCTGAAAGTTGGTGCGGCCCGGAAGTTTTCGGTCACCACCAAAGAAACGTTGATCGAGGATCTGCGAGAGATCCTCACTCCGGAATGCGCGGTCAAAGCGCGGGCGCTGGCAACCCGGATGACGTCGGCCGAGGACAGTGTCACCCGCGCCGCGGATCTGCTGGAAAGTTTCGCCTACTCGGGACGTTTCGCGTGATCGGCGGGAGCGCCGGCGCGGTCGCGTAGTCGGCCCAAGCCGCACGCCAGCGCCTCGATTCGGAGGTTTGCTGCGGGGTACTCAGTTAACATGCTGTTGGGGTTGGTACGGTCTTGAGCCTTGTCGGGGATCGGGACTTGTCGAGCTGGGGAGTTGACGGAAAACCGTGGAACGCTTTGGTGACGTCGAAGGGCGTCTAGGCTCCATGATTGGGAGTAGTCGTATGCGAGGAGAGGGCCGTTTTGACCGTGACTGATACCGACGCGCGGTCTGCGTACCTTGACCTGCTCCGTCGTGACCTCACCCGATATGGTCAGGATGAGTTGGTGCCGGTCGGGTGGTACCGGCTGGGGCGGCCGATTTTCAACGCCCGCAACTTTATGCTGGTGCGTAAATATCCGTTCAACGCGTATGCGCGGGACCGGGGCCTGGATTGGCCGGCGGACGCGTTGACGATGATCGGCATGCAGCGACTCACCAGCTTGCAGAAGTGTGTCGAGACGGTGCTCAACGAGGGTGTTCCCGGTGATCTGGTCGAGTGTGGCGTATGGCGTGGCGGCGCTTCGATTTTGATGCGCGCGGTTCTCTCGGCTTACGGAGACCGGACGCGCAAGGTGTGGCTATGTGATTCGTTCGCCGGCGTACCTCCGCCGGATACGGCGAATTACCAAGCCGATAAAGGGATTAAGCTGCATCGGCATGCGAGCATCCTTGGAGTCTCGCAGGAGCAGGTCAAGGCGAATTTCGAGCGCTACGGGTTGCTGGACGAGCAGGTCGGTTTTGTCCCCGGCTGGTTCAAGGACACGCTCGCCGATGCTCCGATTGAACAGATTGCGGTGCTGCGGCTCGACGGCGATCTCTATGAATCGACGATTCAGGGCCTCGATGCGCTCTACCCACGCCTGTCGTCGGGTGGTTACTGCATCATCGACGACTACCACGCTCTGAAAGCGTGTGAGCAAGCGGTGACTGACTACCGCGAGAAGCACCATATAACCGCCGAAATCGAGGAAATCGACGGCACCGGTGTGCTGTGGCGCAAGCCATGACCACCACACGGCCCTAGGTCTGAATCCGGTTTCCCAACGCACGGACGGCAATCGCCGTTCGCCGTAAACCCATGTCCGAGAACGCGTTTGCGTTATCTGGCGCAGCGCGATCGGTCAACTAAGTTGGCGGTGAACCCATCCCATTCGCCGGAGACCCGGTTCGCGCCAATGCTATCGTTGCCGCCGTGGCAAACGGTCTAGACGTTAAGACTCGCTTCCTGATGTGGTGGGTGCGCGGTGAGTATTGGCTCGCGCGCAAGGTGCTGCCCGACGTGTACGCAAGCGACGGCCTGATCAGCTTCCACAACGACGCGTTTCTGGACGACCCCGCGTTCCAGCGTGCCTACAAACGTGGCGCGCGTGCGCTCCCCGACCAGGACTGGTATCAGTGGCAGTGGCGGGTGCATGTGGGGTTGTGGGCGGCAAAGACCGCGAGCCGGCTGGACGGCGATTTCGTCGAGTGTGGCGTCAGCTACGGGTTCTTGAGCAGCGCCATCATGGAGTACCTCGACTGGGACAGCCTGGGCAAAACGTTCTATCTGCTCGACACCTTCGCCGGAATCGATTCGCGGTTCGTCACCGAGGCGGAACGCGAATCCGGCGAGTATGAGCGAAGCCAGTTGAAGCTGCGCAACGGGATGTACGTCAGCGGAGTCGAGGGCGTCCGCGCCAATTTCGCCCAGTGGAAAAACCAGCGCATCATCGTCGGTGCGGTGCCGGAAACCCTCGACGAGGTCGAGGCGCAGACGGTGGCCTACCTGCACATCGACATGAACTGTGCGCCACCCGAAGTCGCGGCCCTGCGCCATTTTTGGCCACGGCTCACGCCGGGTGCCGTAGTGCTCCTCGACGACTACGCCAATCGGGGGCGCGACGAGCAGCGTGCTGCGATGGATGCCTTGGCCGCCGAATTCGGTGTGGTGATCTGTGCGCTGCCCACCGGTCAGGGCTTGCTGCTCAAGCCGGTGCAGTGACCCGCTTAGACGGACGTATCTCTGCGGGCGGCACCCTCTAGGAGATCGGCAGCGCGGCCGATGCTTTCGGCGGGTTTGGTCATTCGGCTCGCGAGTTCGCGGGCGCGGGTGGCGTATTGCGGGGCCAGAATCTCGCGCAGATCCGCGATCAGCGTTTCTCGCGTGGCCGACGAAAAGCGCCGAGCAGCGCCGACCTTCAGCCGTTTCACCTGCGCGCCCCAGTACGGCTGATCGGCCGAGCTCCACAGGATCAGCGTGGGAATCCCGGCGCGCATGCTCGCGGCCGTGGTTCCCGAGCCACCGTGGTGGACCACTGCGCGGCAGGCCGGGAAAATCGTGGCGTAGTTCACCGGGCCCACCAGCTTGACGTGGTCGGGATGCGGCACGTCGGTGAAGTCGGTGCCGCCGAAGCACACCAAGGCTCGCTCACCCAACTGCGCGCACGTCGTGCCGATCATCTCCACCAGTTCGGTCGGAGATTCGACCGGGATGCTGCCCGAGCTGAAGCAGATCGGGGGCGTTCCCGCGGCGATCCACGACGTGACCCCTTCGTCGGCGTCCGTGGCCAATTCCATTGTCAGCGCACCGACAAAGGGTCTGCGGCCGTCCCATTTCGCCCACTCGGCGGCGAGCCCTGGATAGCACACCTCGTCGTAGCCCTGGATTTCCAGGGCTCCCCGGTCGGCGATGCGTCGCTGTGAGCGAGCCGTCGCGTTCGGCAGCCCCAGTGCGCGGCGCTGCTCGTCCTCGACCTTCTTCGTCGCGCGCCAAAACAGCCATTCGATCGCGGTCATCGAGGAGCGGACCAGCGGCGCCGGCACGGTCGGGACCAGTTGGCCGTTGGCCCGCATCGGGAAGTGATGCAGGGTGACCAACGGAATGTCGTAATGCTCGGCCACATTGGCGGCGGCCTGCTCGAAATTGATGCCGGTGGACACCAGGTCGGCCCCGTGGGCCAGCGACATCAGCGTCGTACTCACCTGGGCCCAGTGCACGATGATGGGCTCCCAGACTTTGCGCACCGTGTTGATCG from the Mycobacterium lentiflavum genome contains:
- a CDS encoding class I SAM-dependent methyltransferase, with translation MGVVADRPQVERAAVHRLWQAVLIGTALVVAAACFYVPALLIPIAAVLVLLVGARILYPGRDRYIPNLYARDTRIYDDGYRDFIRQTMSDLRRRRIRNHTLLSEASSLAGPSLGDSDELILDLGVWIGWSTRLISDASDRMVYGFDSFEGLVEDWKLEDHVVKRGTFSLSDPFAQRFMQDTGVSFHDGLPDALGRKVQFIKGSTYDTLAPFLADRPNAPIRLFHMDLDTYESCLHALETCKEHFVPGSILVFDEYLVTNGEMRAFFEFQSRYGLEWQYRAWGLEMMEMNLEMVTARWKRIFYRMVAIPVYWLIGEGSFAVKFLRKPFWRFWLGAPISDMIFLLGAAGSRKSVSLEITGLGKLEQTR
- a CDS encoding TylF/MycF/NovP-related O-methyltransferase, coding for MGADLTATECDSRSAYLDLLRRDLTRYGQDQLVPVGWYRLGRPVFNSRNFMLVRKYPFDKHARDLGLDWPTDALTMIGMQRLTSLQHCVETVLADGVPGDLVECGVWRGGASILMRAVLSAYGDRTRTVWLADSFAGVPPPDTANYKADKGIKLHRHAKILGVPEAEVRSNFERYGLLDDQVRFIPGWFKDTLADAPVEQIAVLRLDGDLYESTIQALDALYPRLSSGGYCIIDDYHALKACEQAVADYRAKHGIAAKIEEIDGTGVLWRKP
- a CDS encoding glycosyltransferase, with product MKFVLANYGTRGDVEPSLVVARELQRRGHDVQMAVAPDLMEFVEAAGLPAVAYGLDTRTWLDVYRDLWTSFFSRFWRVRRLRRLWHEMWEFSDECWAKMNTTLVSLAEGADLLFAGLSYQETAANVAEYYDLPLVTLHHVPMRPNGQVVSFLPAALARYSMTAFDWFCWRLNKKVEDAQRRELGLPKATGPSPGRIARRQSLEIQAYDEACFPGLADEWAKWDGHRPFVGTLTMELTTEVDEEVVSWIAAGTPPICFGFGSMAVESPADTIEMISSACAELGERALVCAGWSDFSGVTLPDHVKVVGAVNYAKVFPACRAVVHHGGSGTTAASMRAGVPTLILSMDPNQTIWGSQLKKLKVGTTRRFSSTNRESLVADLRRILDPDYATRARELATRMTKPADSVSAAADLVENFARAKHLA
- a CDS encoding glycosyltransferase; the encoded protein is MKFALACYGTRGDVEPSLAAGRELLRRGHEVRMAIPPNLLGLAETAGLDAVAYGPDMQAFWDDEFLRNFWSRFRRTFWTIKGPIDLVREAWEPVLRSWTDMSETLTALTAGADVLFTGQLYQDLATNVAEYYDIPLAVLHYIPMRPNGQLIPNLPAPLVRTGMAAYDWMVWRMNKKAEDAQRRKLGLPKTTCASPKRIAQRGSLELQAYDEVCFPGLASEWAKWGERRPFVGALTMGLTTDIDDEVAAWANAGTPPIVFGFGSMPVSETPTDTVEMIAAACEQLGERALICAGWADFSEVPHFEHVKVVGAVNYAKVFPSCRAVVHHGGSGTTAAGLRAGIPTLILWTAGDQPFWGGHLKRLKVGAARKFSVTTKETLIEDLREILTPECAVKARALATRMTSAEDSVTRAADLLESFAYSGRFA
- a CDS encoding TylF/MycF/NovP-related O-methyltransferase, with protein sequence MTVTDTDARSAYLDLLRRDLTRYGQDELVPVGWYRLGRPIFNARNFMLVRKYPFNAYARDRGLDWPADALTMIGMQRLTSLQKCVETVLNEGVPGDLVECGVWRGGASILMRAVLSAYGDRTRKVWLCDSFAGVPPPDTANYQADKGIKLHRHASILGVSQEQVKANFERYGLLDEQVGFVPGWFKDTLADAPIEQIAVLRLDGDLYESTIQGLDALYPRLSSGGYCIIDDYHALKACEQAVTDYREKHHITAEIEEIDGTGVLWRKP
- a CDS encoding class I SAM-dependent methyltransferase; translated protein: MANGLDVKTRFLMWWVRGEYWLARKVLPDVYASDGLISFHNDAFLDDPAFQRAYKRGARALPDQDWYQWQWRVHVGLWAAKTASRLDGDFVECGVSYGFLSSAIMEYLDWDSLGKTFYLLDTFAGIDSRFVTEAERESGEYERSQLKLRNGMYVSGVEGVRANFAQWKNQRIIVGAVPETLDEVEAQTVAYLHIDMNCAPPEVAALRHFWPRLTPGAVVLLDDYANRGRDEQRAAMDALAAEFGVVICALPTGQGLLLKPVQ
- a CDS encoding glycosyltransferase; its protein translation is MKFVLASYGTRGDIEPSAAVGRELQRRGHDVALAVPPGLVDFTETAGLRAVSYGPPIEDFLDEDFLRNMWTDFFRSAWTISGPINTVRKVWEPIIVHWAQVSTTLMSLAHGADLVSTGINFEQAAANVAEHYDIPLVTLHHFPMRANGQLVPTVPAPLVRSSMTAIEWLFWRATKKVEDEQRRALGLPNATARSQRRIADRGALEIQGYDEVCYPGLAAEWAKWDGRRPFVGALTMELATDADEGVTSWIAAGTPPICFSSGSIPVESPTELVEMIGTTCAQLGERALVCFGGTDFTDVPHPDHVKLVGPVNYATIFPACRAVVHHGGSGTTAASMRAGIPTLILWSSADQPYWGAQVKRLKVGAARRFSSATRETLIADLREILAPQYATRARELASRMTKPAESIGRAADLLEGAARRDTSV